A genomic segment from Nodularia sphaerocarpa UHCC 0038 encodes:
- a CDS encoding non-ribosomal peptide synthetase, producing MNISTSQKRELLAKLLQQKAAKQHFPLSFAQKRLWFLDKLQPGLSVYNIPAALRLTGNLNIIRLEQSLQSIVVRHEILRTSFTVVNDEPVQNIAANVKINLPLIDLRELSPENQAAQVIKQAKLLTEKPFQLTEPPLLRVALLQLSDIEFVLILVMHHIITDYWSFRVLVRELISVYQGQTLTELPIQFADFAIWQQKWLQSEARKTQLSYWQKQLQNCPRELSLPTDYPRKAIQTFRGARLFFTLSPELSEQLQQLSQQHNATVFMTLLTAFNILLYRYSGQDDILVGSTVTSRDRSEIVNLIGLFVNNLIFRTNLSDKPSFLQLLNQVKETVLGALSHQELPFEDLVEQLQPERNLSQNPLFQVMFVLHNTPSQTITLPDLKIEPVETEHFTSRFDISLDMYETPSGLRGTWEYSTELFQPTTIERLNEHFQTLLSAIVINPEKSIVELPLLTQKEQNLLIQWNDTFTDIPNLSVYELFSQQVTKTPDKIAVIFGDESLTYQQLEQKASQLADDLQNLGVQAETRVGIYCDRSPEMVISLLAVHKAGGAYVPLDPSYPQERLQFIIKDSQISILLTQNTLLNNLPKIEGIALNTPLKTPLCATLRESFQLTAPLRDIKIIPLTSDKTSDLSPPHKLAYLIYTSGSTGTPKGVQILHRSLSNFLTAMSKTPGLTAADNLLAVTTLAFDIAALEIFLPLTVGACLVLVERDVTLDGERLAQAIAKHQITVMQATPATWRLLLASGWEGKQDLKILCGGEALDNTLAHQLLSCTQEVWNLYGPTETTIWSAAQKLSIDEPVTIGNPIANTQFYVLDEHLQPLPIGVPGELYISGAGVARGYWQRPDLTAQRFLLKTPPLCASAPLREYTLYKTGDRVRYLPDGKLEYLGRLDNQIKIRGFRIELGEIEAVLTEHPAVTQAVVTVREEEPGEQRLVAYIVPCSTESNLPHPSPPLIKGRELDNSPISPLYQRGVNDLQPFLANKLPRYMIPGIFVTLAALPLTPNGKIDRKALPAPDPKSFKNENEGILTPTEEVLASIWAAVLGVESVGIEDNFFDLGGHSLLATRLISQVRQVFGVDLPLRHLFESPRIADLAGVIAQSHRETSPILPIPRTDNLPLSFAQQRFWILAQLEPNSIAYNIPLAVQIQGDIDLGILQDSFAEVVRQQEMLRASFSSLDGQPVLRIADVCDVNIPVIDLQALPEFEQQQQVQELAQSQAQQPFDLADGCLWRVRLVRLGEGNQVLLLTLHHIIADAWSVGLLVRDVFRAEAQRRKAEFLEDLENPSPNLSPARREALTFPPSLVGKGVRGLGHNKVERIQYVDFAFWQREWLQGRVLEEHLQYWRGQLESAPVMLELSTDYPRPAVQSFRGSVYGFDISAELTQGLKGLSRISHSTLFMSLLAVWNVLLYRYSGSDDIVVGSAIANRNRAETEGLIGCFANTLALRTDLSENPSFMTLLARVRATALGAYAHQDLPFEQLVEVLQPVRSLSYTPIFQVMLVLQNLPLPELDMAGVQWQVIDADSGTAKFDLTWVVSETAQGLRCKLEYNTDIFAATTIERLAGHLETLLEAVVANPQQPISELPLLTIAEKQQLAQWNATQRQYPQPQCLHELFEAQVTETPESIAVVWGEEQLTYQELNTKANQLASHLQSLGVQSEVPVGICVDRSLDMIIGLLGILKAGGAYVPLDPTYPAARLALIIQDAQMQVLLTQQQQLTKLPQLEIPILCLDTNTPSVLSDSLPLASYGIHTSGITPLNPPLERGETGESSSLPFIRGGLGRGVKPSNLAYIIYTSGTTGIPKGVAITHQSPVTLMYWAREIYSPAEFTGVLASTSICFDLSVFEIFVPLSWGGCVILADNALQLPELPAAAQVTLVNTVPSAARELLRLNGIPASVQTVNLAGEPLPKSLVDALYQQSTIQRVYNLYGPSEDTTYSTFALIPQNSQQAPTIGKPIANTQVYILDQNLQPVPIGVPGEIYLSGAGLARGYWKRPELTDERFINWGMGNNQLYKTGDRARYLSDGNIEYLGRLDHQVKLRGFRIELGEIEAVLNQHPQVKQALAIVRNDTPEHSRLVAYVVAQPDLQTAELRQFLAEKLPAYMLPTAFVILETLPLTANGKIDRQALPIPDLSPVTTTATAPRTPIEQQLVNIWSQVLGIASISIHDNFFSLGGDSILAIQVVAKANQQNLALRPRQMFQYQTVAELAAIVDTKIILPSDQAPVTGEIPLTPIQHWFFEQNLVDAHHWNQAILLEVKQSLHPECLQQALNHLLAHHDSLRSCFARLPLGESHFAKTPDGWRQFAATNPVPLLACGEGLGVGFYNIDISELAILTPEKISETIANVANDLQASFDLETPPLLRIAYFNLGRNQNNRLLLIFHHLIIDGISWRIFLEDLQLAYQQLSQKQKIELPPKTTSYQQWAVKLQDYTWTGDLQPAFNYWTSPLWQQIPPLPVDYAPGSNTMADVETYSTFLTVPDTQALLQEVPNAYHTQINDILLTALALAFQDWTGENRLLVELEAHGREDLFQNMNLSRTMGWFTNLFPVLLNITPSSDLGVYLKTIKEQLRQIPDRGISYGLLRYLASPTIQATLKSRPLPQIRFNYLGQSDQIFSDNSLFTPARELIGHSRSPKGNRNTLIEINSIITGGKLRCDWTYSQKLHHRQTITTLADKYQQILLSLIQHCVTPNISGFTPSDFPEMDFTQDELDKLLGEL from the coding sequence ATGAATATTTCCACATCACAAAAACGCGAACTATTAGCGAAGCTACTACAACAAAAAGCCGCTAAACAACATTTCCCACTTTCATTTGCTCAAAAAAGGTTATGGTTTCTCGATAAATTACAACCAGGATTATCTGTTTATAACATCCCTGCGGCTTTGCGGTTGACGGGAAATCTCAATATCATTCGCCTAGAACAGAGTTTACAGTCAATTGTGGTACGTCATGAGATTTTACGCACCAGTTTTACTGTAGTTAATGATGAACCTGTACAGAATATTGCTGCAAATGTCAAAATCAATCTACCTTTAATTGATTTGCGGGAATTATCACCAGAAAATCAAGCAGCACAAGTCATAAAGCAAGCTAAATTACTCACCGAAAAACCCTTTCAACTTACAGAACCGCCTTTATTACGTGTCGCATTGCTGCAATTAAGTGATATTGAATTTGTGTTGATTTTGGTGATGCACCACATTATTACAGATTACTGGTCATTTCGTGTTTTAGTACGAGAATTAATATCAGTTTATCAAGGTCAAACCTTAACAGAATTACCAATTCAATTTGCCGATTTTGCAATTTGGCAACAAAAATGGTTACAAAGTGAAGCTAGGAAAACTCAATTATCATATTGGCAAAAGCAACTGCAAAATTGTCCCCGTGAATTGTCTCTCCCTACAGATTATCCACGCAAAGCTATACAGACTTTTAGAGGTGCGCGACTATTTTTCACTTTATCACCAGAATTATCTGAGCAATTACAGCAACTAAGCCAACAGCATAATGCTACAGTTTTTATGACGCTGTTAACAGCATTTAACATCTTGTTATATCGCTACAGTGGACAAGATGATATATTAGTTGGTTCTACAGTTACTAGCCGCGATCGCTCAGAAATTGTCAACCTCATTGGGTTATTTGTTAATAATCTCATATTTCGCACCAATTTATCTGATAAACCCAGTTTTCTTCAACTTCTCAACCAAGTAAAAGAAACAGTTTTAGGCGCATTATCTCATCAAGAATTACCCTTTGAAGATTTGGTAGAACAACTACAACCAGAGAGAAATTTAAGTCAAAATCCTCTATTCCAAGTCATGTTTGTTCTGCATAACACACCCAGCCAAACTATAACCTTACCTGATTTAAAAATCGAACCAGTGGAAACGGAACACTTCACATCTCGATTTGATATCAGCTTGGATATGTACGAAACTCCAAGCGGTTTAAGAGGAACTTGGGAATACAGTACAGAATTATTTCAACCAACAACTATTGAACGTTTAAATGAGCATTTCCAAACCTTATTATCGGCAATTGTCATCAACCCAGAAAAATCCATTGTTGAATTACCATTATTAACACAAAAAGAGCAAAACTTACTCATACAGTGGAACGATACATTTACAGATATTCCCAATTTAAGCGTCTATGAATTATTCAGTCAACAAGTAACTAAAACCCCAGATAAAATTGCCGTTATTTTTGGCGATGAATCCCTAACTTATCAACAACTCGAACAAAAAGCCAGTCAACTAGCTGATGATTTGCAAAACTTGGGAGTACAAGCAGAAACACGAGTAGGAATTTATTGCGATCGCTCCCCAGAAATGGTAATTTCGCTATTAGCAGTACACAAAGCCGGCGGTGCTTACGTTCCCCTCGATCCCAGCTATCCCCAAGAGCGCTTACAATTTATAATTAAAGACTCACAAATCTCAATCTTACTAACTCAAAACACCTTATTAAACAACCTACCAAAAATAGAGGGAATAGCGTTAAATACACCTCTGAAAACTCCTCTCTGCGCCACCCTGCGGGAAAGCTTTCAGCTAACTGCGCCTCTGCGTGATATAAAAATCATCCCACTAACCAGCGACAAAACCAGTGACCTCTCACCCCCCCACAAACTCGCCTACCTAATTTACACCTCCGGCTCAACCGGAACACCCAAAGGCGTGCAAATTTTGCACAGAAGCTTGAGTAACTTCTTAACCGCAATGTCCAAAACACCAGGACTAACAGCAGCAGATAACCTCCTAGCTGTAACCACCCTAGCCTTTGACATAGCCGCGTTAGAGATTTTCCTACCATTAACAGTAGGTGCGTGTTTAGTCCTAGTAGAAAGGGACGTTACCCTAGATGGAGAGAGATTAGCACAAGCGATCGCCAAACATCAAATCACCGTCATGCAAGCCACACCCGCAACTTGGCGGTTATTACTAGCAAGTGGTTGGGAAGGTAAACAAGACTTAAAAATTCTCTGTGGTGGAGAAGCATTAGATAACACCCTAGCGCACCAACTATTATCCTGCACCCAAGAAGTCTGGAATCTTTATGGACCAACAGAAACAACCATTTGGTCAGCCGCCCAGAAACTCAGTATAGATGAACCCGTAACCATCGGTAATCCCATAGCCAACACCCAATTTTACGTCCTCGACGAGCATTTACAACCCCTCCCCATCGGCGTACCAGGAGAATTATATATCAGTGGTGCAGGAGTCGCCAGAGGATATTGGCAACGCCCAGACTTAACAGCACAAAGATTTCTCCTTAAAACTCCTCCCCTCTGCGCCTCTGCGCCTCTGCGTGAATACACCCTATACAAAACAGGCGATCGCGTCCGATATCTCCCAGATGGTAAACTCGAATACTTGGGTAGACTAGATAATCAAATCAAAATTAGAGGATTTCGCATTGAACTAGGAGAAATAGAAGCAGTATTAACAGAACATCCCGCAGTAACCCAAGCAGTAGTCACAGTCAGAGAAGAAGAACCTGGAGAACAGCGTTTAGTAGCATATATAGTTCCATGTTCCACAGAATCAAACTTACCCCACCCCAGCCCTCCCCTTATAAAGGGGAGGGAGTTAGATAATTCTCCAATTTCCCCCCTTTATCAGAGGGGGGTAAATGATTTACAACCATTCCTAGCCAACAAACTACCCAGATATATGATTCCTGGGATATTTGTCACATTGGCAGCCTTACCCCTCACACCTAATGGTAAAATCGACCGTAAAGCCTTACCAGCTCCCGACCCGAAATCCTTTAAAAACGAAAACGAAGGTATTCTCACCCCAACAGAGGAAGTTTTGGCGAGTATTTGGGCTGCGGTGCTGGGTGTCGAATCGGTCGGTATTGAGGATAATTTCTTTGATTTGGGTGGTCATTCCCTCCTAGCTACGCGATTAATTTCGCAAGTGCGGCAGGTATTTGGTGTAGATTTGCCTTTGCGTCATCTGTTTGAAAGTCCCAGAATTGCAGATTTGGCGGGGGTAATTGCCCAAAGTCACAGGGAAACTAGCCCTATATTGCCTATTCCTCGCACTGATAATTTACCTCTATCCTTTGCCCAGCAACGTTTTTGGATTTTGGCGCAGTTGGAACCAAACAGCATCGCCTATAATATTCCTCTGGCTGTACAAATTCAGGGCGATATTGACTTAGGTATTTTGCAAGACAGTTTTGCAGAAGTAGTCCGACAACAGGAAATGTTGCGGGCAAGTTTCTCCAGTTTGGATGGACAGCCTGTTTTAAGGATTGCTGATGTTTGTGATGTCAATATACCAGTGATTGATTTGCAAGCATTACCGGAATTTGAGCAGCAGCAGCAGGTGCAGGAGTTGGCGCAAAGTCAGGCACAGCAGCCTTTTGATTTGGCTGATGGTTGTTTGTGGCGGGTGCGGTTGGTAAGATTGGGGGAGGGAAATCAGGTTTTGTTGTTGACTTTGCATCATATTATTGCTGATGCTTGGTCTGTGGGGTTGTTGGTTCGGGATGTGTTTCGCGCAGAGGCGCAGAGGCGCAAAGCTGAATTTTTAGAGGATTTGGAAAACCCCTCTCCAAACCTCTCCCCTGCAAGGAGAGAGGCTTTAACTTTTCCCCCTTCCCTTGTAGGGAAGGGGGTTAGGGGGTTAGGTCATAACAAAGTGGAGAGGATTCAGTATGTGGATTTTGCTTTTTGGCAGAGGGAGTGGTTGCAAGGGAGGGTTTTAGAGGAGCATTTGCAGTATTGGCGGGGACAGTTGGAGTCTGCGCCTGTGATGTTGGAATTGTCTACTGATTATCCGCGTCCGGCTGTACAGTCTTTTCGGGGTTCTGTGTATGGGTTTGATATTTCGGCGGAATTGACTCAGGGATTGAAGGGTTTGAGTCGGATTTCTCACAGCACTTTGTTTATGAGTTTGTTGGCTGTTTGGAATGTGCTGTTGTATCGTTACAGTGGTAGTGATGATATTGTAGTTGGTAGTGCGATCGCTAATCGTAATCGAGCTGAAACGGAAGGGTTAATTGGTTGTTTTGCCAACACTCTAGCTTTACGTACTGACTTAAGTGAAAATCCTAGTTTTATGACTTTGTTGGCACGGGTACGGGCAACGGCTTTGGGTGCTTATGCCCATCAGGATTTACCTTTTGAACAATTGGTAGAAGTTCTGCAACCTGTGCGATCGCTCAGTTATACGCCAATTTTTCAAGTCATGTTAGTGTTGCAAAATTTACCTTTGCCAGAGTTAGATATGGCGGGAGTGCAATGGCAAGTGATTGATGCCGATAGTGGTACAGCTAAATTTGACCTGACTTGGGTAGTGAGCGAAACTGCCCAGGGGTTACGTTGTAAGTTGGAATATAATACTGATATATTCGCAGCGACAACAATTGAGCGTTTAGCGGGACATCTAGAAACATTACTAGAGGCTGTAGTGGCAAATCCACAGCAACCTATCAGCGAACTACCGTTATTGACTATTGCAGAAAAACAGCAATTAGCACAATGGAACGCAACTCAACGCCAGTATCCTCAGCCGCAATGTTTACATGAATTATTTGAGGCACAGGTTACAGAAACACCTGAAAGTATAGCCGTTGTTTGGGGTGAAGAACAGCTAACATACCAAGAATTAAACACCAAAGCCAATCAACTCGCCTCTCATCTGCAAAGTTTAGGTGTGCAGTCAGAAGTACCTGTAGGGATTTGCGTTGACCGTTCCCTAGATATGATTATCGGCTTATTGGGTATTCTCAAAGCTGGTGGTGCTTACGTTCCCCTCGACCCCACCTATCCCGCAGCCAGATTAGCATTAATTATTCAAGATGCTCAAATGCAGGTGTTACTCACCCAGCAACAGCAATTAACCAAATTACCCCAACTAGAAATTCCCATACTTTGCCTTGATACAAATACCCCATCTGTCCTATCGGACTCCCTCCCCTTAGCAAGCTACGGTATACACACCAGTGGAATTACCCCCCTTAATCCCCCCTTGGAAAGGGGGGAAACCGGAGAATCTAGTTCCCTCCCCTTTATAAGGGGAGGGTTAGGGAGGGGTGTAAAACCATCCAACCTCGCCTACATTATCTACACTTCTGGTACTACAGGCATTCCCAAAGGAGTCGCCATTACTCACCAAAGTCCAGTTACACTCATGTATTGGGCGAGGGAAATTTACTCACCAGCAGAATTCACAGGTGTTTTAGCTTCCACTTCCATTTGTTTTGACCTTTCAGTATTTGAAATCTTTGTTCCTCTGAGTTGGGGAGGTTGCGTCATCCTGGCTGATAATGCCCTACAATTACCGGAATTACCAGCCGCAGCACAGGTGACGTTAGTAAATACGGTTCCCTCAGCCGCCAGAGAATTGCTACGTTTAAATGGTATTCCTGCATCAGTGCAGACGGTAAATTTAGCCGGTGAACCTTTACCGAAATCGCTGGTAGACGCACTTTATCAACAATCGACAATTCAGCGAGTATATAATCTTTACGGCCCTTCCGAAGATACTACCTATTCTACTTTTGCGCTGATTCCCCAAAATAGTCAACAAGCCCCGACAATTGGTAAACCCATCGCCAACACTCAAGTTTATATCCTAGATCAAAACCTGCAACCCGTTCCCATTGGCGTACCCGGTGAAATCTACCTCAGTGGTGCTGGGTTAGCAAGAGGTTACTGGAAGCGTCCAGAATTGACGGACGAGAGGTTTATTAATTGGGGAATGGGGAATAATCAACTTTACAAAACAGGCGATCGCGCTCGTTATCTTTCCGATGGTAATATTGAATATCTAGGTCGTTTAGATCATCAAGTCAAACTGCGCGGTTTTCGCATTGAGTTAGGAGAAATCGAAGCCGTACTCAACCAACATCCACAGGTAAAACAGGCTTTAGCAATAGTTCGTAACGATACCCCAGAACATAGTCGTTTAGTTGCTTATGTTGTCGCCCAACCAGACCTACAAACAGCAGAATTACGTCAATTTTTGGCAGAGAAACTACCTGCTTATATGTTACCAACCGCCTTCGTTATCCTAGAAACTTTACCTTTAACCGCTAATGGTAAAATAGACCGTCAAGCTTTGCCCATACCTGATTTATCACCAGTCACTACCACAGCAACCGCACCCCGGACACCCATAGAACAACAATTAGTTAACATCTGGAGTCAGGTATTAGGGATTGCATCTATTAGTATTCACGATAACTTCTTTAGCTTGGGCGGTGATTCCATTCTAGCGATTCAAGTAGTCGCCAAAGCAAATCAGCAAAACTTGGCATTGCGTCCCCGGCAAATGTTCCAATATCAAACAGTGGCAGAACTAGCAGCCATTGTAGACACTAAGATTATATTACCGAGTGACCAAGCACCAGTTACAGGAGAAATTCCTTTAACTCCCATTCAGCACTGGTTCTTTGAGCAAAATCTTGTAGATGCACATCATTGGAATCAAGCAATTCTGTTAGAAGTAAAGCAATCTCTTCATCCTGAGTGCTTACAACAGGCATTAAATCACCTATTAGCACATCATGATAGCTTGCGTTCGTGCTTTGCACGTCTCCCTTTGGGAGAATCGCACTTTGCAAAAACCCCCGATGGTTGGCGACAATTTGCAGCAACAAATCCAGTCCCCCTCCTCGCTTGCGGGGAGGGGTTAGGGGTGGGGTTTTATAATATTGATATCTCAGAGTTAGCAATTCTCACCCCAGAAAAAATATCAGAAACCATAGCCAATGTTGCCAATGATTTACAAGCCAGCTTTGACCTAGAAACACCGCCATTGCTGCGTATCGCCTATTTCAACCTTGGTAGAAACCAAAATAATCGCTTACTCCTCATCTTCCATCACTTAATCATCGATGGCATCTCTTGGCGAATATTTCTCGAAGATTTGCAACTAGCATATCAGCAACTTAGCCAAAAACAGAAAATAGAACTACCACCAAAAACCACATCTTATCAACAGTGGGCAGTCAAACTTCAAGATTACACCTGGACGGGCGATTTACAACCAGCATTTAACTACTGGACATCTCCCCTTTGGCAGCAAATACCACCTTTACCCGTAGATTATGCCCCAGGTTCTAACACAATGGCAGATGTAGAAACTTACTCTACATTTTTAACAGTTCCAGACACCCAAGCCTTACTTCAAGAAGTTCCCAACGCCTACCACACCCAAATCAACGACATTTTATTAACAGCACTAGCACTAGCCTTTCAAGATTGGACAGGTGAAAATCGTCTATTAGTAGAACTGGAAGCACATGGCAGAGAAGATTTGTTTCAAAACATGAATTTATCTAGAACAATGGGTTGGTTTACAAACCTATTTCCGGTATTATTAAATATAACTCCATCTTCCGATTTAGGGGTTTACCTGAAAACAATCAAAGAACAACTACGGCAAATTCCAGATCGTGGTATTAGCTATGGATTGCTACGTTATCTAGCATCCCCAACAATTCAAGCTACCCTCAAATCAAGACCTTTACCACAAATCAGATTTAACTATTTAGGACAATCTGACCAAATCTTCTCAGATAATTCCCTATTCACCCCAGCGCGTGAACTTATCGGACACAGCCGGAGTCCCAAAGGAAATCGCAACACTTTGATTGAAATTAACAGTATCATCACAGGAGGAAAATTGCGATGTGATTGGACTTACAGTCAAAAACTGCATCACCGTCAAACCATCACCACCTTAGCAGACAAATATCAACAAATACTACTGTCCCTAATTCAACATTGTGTCACCCCGAATATTAGCGGGTTTACTCCTTCTGATTTCCCAGAGATGGATTTTACCCAAGATGAACTTGATAAATTGTTGGGAGAGTTATGA